Genomic DNA from Aliidongia dinghuensis:
GACATTGTGCAGGAGCTGGTCCGCCAGTTCCTGGCTCACCATGTTGTCGGGCGTCGCTTCGAGCGCCAGAAGGGCGAGCGTGCCGGCGGCGAGCTTGTCCTCGAGATAGCTCATGCGGAAGTGGGCCAGCGACGGCACGAAGATCAGCACCTCGCTGAGCATCACGAAGGCGACGGTGAGGACGAAAAGGCGGGCCGACAGGCTTCGGGCAAGCGGCGGCAGCGGGAGAATTGGGCGGTTCATCGTGCGTCAATCTAGCATGACCGCCCCGCGCGGGACGGACATGCGTTGATCCCACACGAAATTGTGCGCATATGACAAGCGCCAACGTGCTGCCATGATCGTGTGGTCATGATTGGGACACCAGGGCGCAGGCCGGCAGGCCCGCGCCGTCCGGCGAATGACGTTGTGGTTGGCCCCGAGGGGGCGATGAAGCGGGCCCGAGGCGGGAGTACTGCATGACCGATCATCCTCGATCGAGCGCCGGCGAGACGCCGACGATCGGTCTCGGCACGCGCCGCAGCAGCGGCCAGGTTCAGCGCCATGCCGTCCGGTACAGCCGGTTCGTCGGCTGGGCGAAGCTCGTGCTGCCGATCGGTGCCGGCGGCTTGCTGCTGGCGCTCGCCGCATGGCCGTATATCTCGCAGGGCGTCAATCGGCTGAAGTTCGTGTTCCCGAAGCTCGACAGCGCCCAGGTGCGCGACCTGCGCATGGTCAATCCGCGCTTCAGCGGCGTCGACAAGGAAAAGCGGCCGTTCACGCTGACAGCCGACACGGCGCGCCAGAACCAGGAGAACGCCGACCTGATCGGGCTCGAGGTGCCGAAGGCCGACATCATGACCAAGGAAGGCGCCTGGGTCGTTGTCACCGGCAAGACCGGCGTCTATCAGCCGAACAGCCATTTCCTCGACCTCTATAATGATGTGACCCTGTTCCACGACAAGGGATACGAGTTCCATACCCAGCAGGCGCGGGTGAACCTCGACGCAGGCTCTGCCGAGGGCGATCAGCCGGTCGACGGCGTCGGCCCCGCCGGCACCATCACCGGCCAAGGCTTCAGGATACTCAAGAAGGGTGAGACCGTGCTATTCACCGGCAAATCCAAGCTGGTGATGAACGCGGCAAGCGGCGAGGCCAAGTGAGCCCCAAAGATCTTCTCCCCAAATCCGTTGGTTTGTTCGTTGCGGTCGCGCTGCTCGGCGCCCCCCTCGCCGTATGGGCGCAGGACCAGGGTGGCCAAACCCAGCCGCAACAGGCGCCTCAGTCTCAGCCGGCCGCCAAGCCGAAGAAGCCGCCCAAGCCTCCGAAGCCGCCGGCCCCGGCCGCAGCGCCCAACGCCGCCGCGCCCAACGCCGCAGCACCCAATGCCGCTGCCACGACTGGCTCGGCCGGCACCGCGGCCACGAAGGGCGGCACCGGCTCGACCCTGCTCGGCGGCCGCAGCCAGGGGCCGCTCGAGGTTACGAGCGAGAACGGCATCGAGTGGCAGCAGGACGTGAAGGCCTATATTGCGCGCGGCAACGCCGTGGCGAAGCGCGGCCAGACGACACTCTATGCCGACGTCCTCACCGCCTATTACCGCGACATCCCGAACTCGAGCCAGACCGAGATCTGGCGCGTGGTCGCCGACGGCCATGTCCGCATCACGACGCCGACCCAGGAAGTGGTGGGCGACCATGGCATCTACGACGTCGACCAGACCGTCGTCGTCATGACCGGGCAGGCCCTGAAGCTGACGACGCCGCAGGATGTGGTGACGGCGCGCGACTCGCTCGAATGGTACGACGGCAAGCAACTGGCAGTTGCGCGCGGCAATGCCGTCGCGGTGCGGGGCGACCGCCGGCTCCGCGGCGACACGCTGGTGGCGCAGGTCACCCAGGCGCCGGGCGAGGACTCGCGCATCAGCCGCGTCGACGGCAAGGGGCACGTCATCGTGTCAGGCCCCAACAACCAGGTCGGCACCGGCGACAGCGGCGTCTACAACGCCGATACCGGCATCGCGACGCTCGTCGGTCACGTCACGGTCGCGCGCGGCGACGACACGGTCGTGGGCCAGTACGGCGTGGTCGATCTCCAGAACGGCGTCAGCCGAATCCTGCCCCGTCCGCCCACCGCCGAGGACACAACGCGCGGTCGGGTTCAGGGCATCATCATTCCGCGCGGCAAGGGCCCCAATTCCGCGGCATCCGACCAAAAAGCGCAGCCGTAACGGGCGAAACCGCGCTAGAGTAGCCCCCATGAAGATCCTGTCGACGTTGTTCAGCGAGCCTGAAGCGCGGAGTGAAGAACCCGCAGCAGACATTCCGGCTCCGGAACAATCCACCAATGATACGAGGCCCCGTCTTGTCGCGAGCAAGACCGGCTTGGTTGCGACCAACCTCGGCAAGCGCTTCCAGCGCCGGCCGGTGCTGCGCGACGTCTCGATCTCGGTGAAGCGGGGCGAGGCGGTCGGCCTGCTCGGCCCGAACGGCGCCGGCAAGACGACCTGCTTCTACATCATCACGGGGCTCATCAGCGCGGACGTCGGCTCGATCATGCTCGACGGCCACGACATCACCGGCCTGCCGATGTATCGCCGGGCCCGGCTCGGCATCGGCTATCTGCCGCAGGAAGCCTCGATCTTCCGCGGGCTCTCGGTCGAGCAGAACATCCGCGCCGTGCTCGAGGTGGTCGAGCCCGTGGTCGACGCGCGCGAGGCTATGCTGGACGAGCTCCTCGCGGAATTCTCGATCAGCCATCTCAGGCGCACGCCGGCGCTGGCGCTGTCCGGCGGCGAGCGCCGCCGTGTGGAGATCGCCCGTGCGCTCGCGACCCAGCCGCATTTCATCCTGCTCGACGAGCCGTTGGCCGGCATCGATCCGATCGCGGTCAACGACATCCGCGAGCTGGTCCGGCATCTGAAGAACCGGGGCATCGGCGTGCTGATCACCGACCACAACGTGCGCGAGACGCTCGACATTGTCGACCGGGCCTACATCCTTCACGACGGCCGGGTCCTGATGGAAGGCCCGCCCAGCGAGATCGTTGCCGATGTGAACGTGCGCCGGGTCTATCTCGGTGAGAGATTCAGTCTTTAGGGTTGGTGTAGGACAATGGCGCTCAGTCAGAGACTCGATCTCCGACAGTCACAGTCCCTCGTCATGACGCCGCAGCTGCAGCAGGCGATCAAGCTGCTGCAGCTCTCGAACCTCGAACTTTCCGATTTCGTCGAGCAGGAGCTTGAGCAGAACCCGCTGCTCGAGCGGGACGAGAGCGATCCCGAGCCCGCGATCGCGGCCGATGCGCCGAACGGGGCGGAGGCGGCGCCCGAGATTGCGGACAAGCCCGCGACGGCGCTCGACGGCGAGCAGAGCTTCGGCGGCGAGGACGCGGACCTGTGGAACGCGTCGGCCGGGACCGAGGGCGAGGGCGCCATCGATTATACCGGCGACGCCGACGCCTGGAAGACGCCGAGCACGCGCGCCGGCGGCGACGACCTGCCAGGCCTGGAGGAGACGCTCCGGCAGGATATCACGCTGCGCGAGCATCTGGCGGGCCAGCTCAATTGCGACCTCGAGGAGCCTGCCGAGCGGATGATCGGCCTGTTCCTGATCGACCTGGTCGACGAGGCCGGCTATCTGACCGCTGACCTGAACGAGGTGGCGGCGACGCTCGGCACCGATCTCGCCACGGTCGAGGCGGTGCTGGCCCGGCTGCAGCGCTTCGATCCGGTCGGCATCTTCGCGCGCAACCTCGCCGAGTGCCTGGCGATCCAGTTGAAGGAGCTGGGTCGCTTCGACCCCTGCATGGAGAAGCTGGTCGCCAACCTGCCGCTGCTCGCCAACCGCGAGATCGGGGCCTTGATGCGCGTGTGCGGCGCCGATGCCGAGGACCTGGCGCAGATGGTCGCCGAGATCAAGGCGCTGAACCCGAAGCCGGGCCTCGCCTTCGACGGCGTGCCGGCTCAGCCGGTGGTGCCCGACATCATGATGCGCCCGCAGCAGGGCGGCGGCTGGATCATCGAGCTCAACAACGACACGCTGCCGCGCGTGCTGGTCAATACCCGCTACTACGCCCAAATCAACCGGAGCCAAGCCGGCAAGCTCGATCGCGACTATCTGGCGGAAAAGCTGCAGTCGGCCAATTGGCTGGTCAAGTCGCTGCATCAGCGGGCGACCACGATCCTCAAGGTTGCGACGGAAATTGTGCGGCAGCAGGAGGCATTCTTCGCCTACGGCGTTTCCCACCTGAGGCCGCTGATCCTGCGCGACATCGCCGAGGCAATCGGCATGCACGAGAGCACGGTCAGCCGGGTCACGACCAACAAGTACATGACGACGCCGCGCGGCCTGTTCGAGCTCAAGTACTTCTTCACCTCCGCGATCCCCGCTGCCGATGGTGCTGCCTCGCATTCCGCCGAGGCAGTCAAGTTCCGCATCAAGGCGCTGATCGACGCGGAGGGGGCCGACGGCGTGCTGTCTGATGATCGAATCGTCGAGATCTTACGTGAGGATGGAATCGACATCGCCCGCAGAACGGTGGCGAAATACCGTGAAGCGATGCGGATCCCGTCTTCCGTGTTGCGGCGACGCGACAAGTCGCTGGGCATGTAGAGCACCTGCATATCCCTCCGTCGGCGCCAACCCGGCCGGCCGGAGGGGATCATGGACATCCCGAGGGCGAGCGTCCATCGGGGTGCCGCTCGCCCGGGTCCTGCAGGGCTCGGGCGTGACCAAAGCAAGGGGAGTTCATCATGGCGATGCAGTTACGCGTCACGGGCAAGCAGATGGATGTGGGCGAGTCGCTTCGAACGCACATCGAAGGCACGCTCACCACGCTGGTCGGCAAGTATTTCGGCAATGGCATCGAGGCCCATGCCGTAATCTCGCGCGAGGCCCATCGCTATACGTGCGACCTGCAGGTCCATGTCGGCCGCGGCATCCTCATGCAAGCGAGCGAGAAGGATTCGGACGTCTACCAGGCCGCCGACCGGGCGGCGGAGCGGATCGCCAAGCGGATGCGCCGCTACAAGCGCCGCCTGACCGCGCACAACGTCAACGGCAAGGACCGGGTCGAGCAGGCGATCGAGGCGCGTTCCTACGTTCTGGCGCCCGAGCCGGAAGACCATGACGACACGGCGCACGAGCATCTCGATGGGCAGCCGGTGGTGGTCGCCGAGATGGCGACGGAGATCCCGACGCTCACCGTCGGCGAGGCGGTGATGCGCATGGACCTTGCGGAATTGCCCACTTTGATGTTTAGGAACTCCGCCCATGGCGGACTCAACGTCGTCTATCGCCGGAACGACGGTCATATCGGCTGGATCGATCCACGACAGAACGGCGCGTCCGCCTGAGAGCGCTCATCGCCCGGATGGGAATCCGGGCGATGATTAGCACGAGCGCAGTAATTTTGGAGCATGGTCCGATTGCATACGATCGGGCCGTGTTCCGGGCTGAATAGGCGTCACCAGGATCTATCGATGATTATCGCCGATCTGATCACGCCGCAGAGCGTGATCGCCAATTTCCGCGTCGCTAACAAAAAGCAGGCGCTGCAGGAGTTGGCCAAGAAAGCCGCAGTACTGGTCGGCCAACCGGAGAAGCTCGTGTTCGACGTCTTGTCCGAGCGCGAGCGATTGGGCACGACAGGCGTCGGGCTCGGCATCGCCATCCCGCACGGCAAGGTACCCGGCTTGAGCAAGATGACCGGGCTGTTCGCCCGGCTCGACAAGCCGGTCGATTTCGAGGCGATCGACAATCAGCCGGTCGACCTCATCTTCCTGCTGCTGGCGCCCGAGGACGCCGGGGCGGACCACCTGAAGGCGCTCGCGCGCGTGTCGCGCCTGCTCAGGGATCGGGCGGTCTGTGCCAAATTGCGCGGCACGGACAGCGCTGATGCGCTCTATGCGCTCTTGACCGAGGATCAGGCGTCCAACGCGGCGTGAGGGCTGCGCCGGACGCCCTTCGTGGGAGAACGGGCCGGCGGAAGGATTTGGCCCGGGGGATTTGGCCGGAGGGATTTACCCGAGGAACCTACTCCGGCCGGTTGTCGCTTCAGTGGACGCTGACGGGCTCCAGCCCATGCTGGCGCACCGCGGCGAAGGCGACGTCGCGGTCGGTGACGACCGCCATCTGAGTGCCGTCGGCCGCGTGGATGGCATAGCCGACTTCGTCATTGATCGAGACCGGCTTGATGAAGGCCAGGTCCTGCACGCCGAACGCGGCCAGATCGCGGTCCGACATGTGGCGGGGATTGATGATGCTGCTGTCGTTCATGGTTCTTACCTCCGAACCGGCGGCGGGGGCATCTCGGCCCTATCCAGCCCGACCGGCTCTCTCCAGCGGCCTCGCGTGCCCGTCTCGAGCTCTCCCCGTGTCCCTCTGCATTGCGCGTGCCGGATGCTTGGGGCGCGGATCGATCTCCTGACGAGAACGTGATTGGTCGCGATTGCGTTCAGATCCGATATGTGTCCCGTCCGATGGATGGGTGGCGGATAGGTCAGGCTTTCTCCGTATCGGCGCCGATATCGATGGGTTGGTGGGCAGGGCTCTTGCCGTTCGCGCGGATCTCGACCCGGCGGACCTTGGGCTCGACGGTCGGGCGCACCAGATCGATATGCAGCAGGCCGTTGTCGAGCGAGGCGCCGGTCACCTCGATCCCTTCCGCGAGAACGAAGGAGCGCTGGAATTGGCGGGCCGCGATGCCTCGATGCAGATAGAGCCGCTCGCGATCGTCGGTCTGCTTGCCGCGGATGACGAGCTGGTTGTCTTCGATCTGCACGACGAGGTCATGCATGGTGAAGCCGGCGACGGCGAGAGTGATGCGAAGCCGGTCGTCGCCGGTCTGCTCTATGTTGTACGGCGGGTAGCCGTCGGTCGACGCTTTCGCCACGCGGTCGATCGCGCGTTCGAAATGGTCGAAACCCAGGAGCAGCGGCGAATTGAACAGGGAAATGCGGTTCATGGCGTGGTCTAGAGCCTCCTCCTCACGCAATCGAGCGAGCAGACAACCCGGGCCCGACTTCGGCACCCGGAGATGACGGCGACGCGCCGTCGAACATCTATCAGGTGGTAAATGACCCTCTCTAATCAAGAGCGTTCTCGGCGGACCAAGCAGCAGCTCGCCTACTGGCTCCGCCGGGTCGGCGAACCGCTCGTCATCCTGGCGCTGGCGATCCCGGCCATCGAGCTCGCCTACGATTCCTTTTGGGGTGCGTTCATCGCCGACCCGTTCCCGCCGGCGACGCGGATCACAGGCATCTGGGGCCTGCGCCTCATGGTTGCGGGCCTCCTGGTGACGCCGATCGCGCGCCTTTCAGGCCTGCCGACGGTGATCCGCTTCCGCCGGCCGATCGGCCTCTGGGCGGCCGCCTATTCAATCGGCCATTTCGCGATCTGGAGCTGGGACTACGGCTTCGATCCGGGGATCATCACCCATGAGGTCCTGCGCCTGCGTTATCTGTTCGTGGGGTTCGTTGCGACCGTGCTGCTGGTGCCGCTCGCCGCGACCTCGTTCAACGCAGCGATCCGCTGGCTCGGTGGCCGCAACTGGCGCCGGCTGCATTGGCTCGTCCATCCGGCGGTGCTGCTGGCGCTCTGGCACATGGCAACGGCCGGCCGCCTCTCGGGTGTCGATTTCACCATCATGAGCCTCGCAACCGGGCTCGCCATGCTGTGGCGTATCGTGCGGGCGTTGCCGAAGCCAGCCCCGGCGCGCTGAACCCCCGGCGCGCTGAACCCCCAGCAAGCTGAACCCTGCCCGCAAAACGCGCATTTCTGGGGCAAATTTGCGACC
This window encodes:
- a CDS encoding Hsp20 family protein, yielding MNRISLFNSPLLLGFDHFERAIDRVAKASTDGYPPYNIEQTGDDRLRITLAVAGFTMHDLVVQIEDNQLVIRGKQTDDRERLYLHRGIAARQFQRSFVLAEGIEVTGASLDNGLLHIDLVRPTVEPKVRRVEIRANGKSPAHQPIDIGADTEKA
- a CDS encoding DUF1150 family protein, which translates into the protein MNDSSIINPRHMSDRDLAAFGVQDLAFIKPVSINDEVGYAIHAADGTQMAVVTDRDVAFAAVRQHGLEPVSVH
- a CDS encoding protein-methionine-sulfoxide reductase heme-binding subunit MsrQ, giving the protein MTLSNQERSRRTKQQLAYWLRRVGEPLVILALAIPAIELAYDSFWGAFIADPFPPATRITGIWGLRLMVAGLLVTPIARLSGLPTVIRFRRPIGLWAAAYSIGHFAIWSWDYGFDPGIITHEVLRLRYLFVGFVATVLLVPLAATSFNAAIRWLGGRNWRRLHWLVHPAVLLALWHMATAGRLSGVDFTIMSLATGLAMLWRIVRALPKPAPAR
- the lptB gene encoding LPS export ABC transporter ATP-binding protein — encoded protein: MKILSTLFSEPEARSEEPAADIPAPEQSTNDTRPRLVASKTGLVATNLGKRFQRRPVLRDVSISVKRGEAVGLLGPNGAGKTTCFYIITGLISADVGSIMLDGHDITGLPMYRRARLGIGYLPQEASIFRGLSVEQNIRAVLEVVEPVVDAREAMLDELLAEFSISHLRRTPALALSGGERRRVEIARALATQPHFILLDEPLAGIDPIAVNDIRELVRHLKNRGIGVLITDHNVRETLDIVDRAYILHDGRVLMEGPPSEIVADVNVRRVYLGERFSL
- a CDS encoding LptA/OstA family protein, which encodes MFVAVALLGAPLAVWAQDQGGQTQPQQAPQSQPAAKPKKPPKPPKPPAPAAAPNAAAPNAAAPNAAATTGSAGTAATKGGTGSTLLGGRSQGPLEVTSENGIEWQQDVKAYIARGNAVAKRGQTTLYADVLTAYYRDIPNSSQTEIWRVVADGHVRITTPTQEVVGDHGIYDVDQTVVVMTGQALKLTTPQDVVTARDSLEWYDGKQLAVARGNAVAVRGDRRLRGDTLVAQVTQAPGEDSRISRVDGKGHVIVSGPNNQVGTGDSGVYNADTGIATLVGHVTVARGDDTVVGQYGVVDLQNGVSRILPRPPTAEDTTRGRVQGIIIPRGKGPNSAASDQKAQP
- the lptC gene encoding LPS export ABC transporter periplasmic protein LptC, producing MTDHPRSSAGETPTIGLGTRRSSGQVQRHAVRYSRFVGWAKLVLPIGAGGLLLALAAWPYISQGVNRLKFVFPKLDSAQVRDLRMVNPRFSGVDKEKRPFTLTADTARQNQENADLIGLEVPKADIMTKEGAWVVVTGKTGVYQPNSHFLDLYNDVTLFHDKGYEFHTQQARVNLDAGSAEGDQPVDGVGPAGTITGQGFRILKKGETVLFTGKSKLVMNAASGEAK
- the rpoN gene encoding RNA polymerase factor sigma-54, yielding MALSQRLDLRQSQSLVMTPQLQQAIKLLQLSNLELSDFVEQELEQNPLLERDESDPEPAIAADAPNGAEAAPEIADKPATALDGEQSFGGEDADLWNASAGTEGEGAIDYTGDADAWKTPSTRAGGDDLPGLEETLRQDITLREHLAGQLNCDLEEPAERMIGLFLIDLVDEAGYLTADLNEVAATLGTDLATVEAVLARLQRFDPVGIFARNLAECLAIQLKELGRFDPCMEKLVANLPLLANREIGALMRVCGADAEDLAQMVAEIKALNPKPGLAFDGVPAQPVVPDIMMRPQQGGGWIIELNNDTLPRVLVNTRYYAQINRSQAGKLDRDYLAEKLQSANWLVKSLHQRATTILKVATEIVRQQEAFFAYGVSHLRPLILRDIAEAIGMHESTVSRVTTNKYMTTPRGLFELKYFFTSAIPAADGAASHSAEAVKFRIKALIDAEGADGVLSDDRIVEILREDGIDIARRTVAKYREAMRIPSSVLRRRDKSLGM
- the hpf gene encoding ribosome hibernation-promoting factor, HPF/YfiA family is translated as MAMQLRVTGKQMDVGESLRTHIEGTLTTLVGKYFGNGIEAHAVISREAHRYTCDLQVHVGRGILMQASEKDSDVYQAADRAAERIAKRMRRYKRRLTAHNVNGKDRVEQAIEARSYVLAPEPEDHDDTAHEHLDGQPVVVAEMATEIPTLTVGEAVMRMDLAELPTLMFRNSAHGGLNVVYRRNDGHIGWIDPRQNGASA
- the ptsN gene encoding PTS IIA-like nitrogen regulatory protein PtsN, with the protein product MIIADLITPQSVIANFRVANKKQALQELAKKAAVLVGQPEKLVFDVLSERERLGTTGVGLGIAIPHGKVPGLSKMTGLFARLDKPVDFEAIDNQPVDLIFLLLAPEDAGADHLKALARVSRLLRDRAVCAKLRGTDSADALYALLTEDQASNAA